The genomic DNA CGTGCTCTCTGGAGTTCAATATAGTTGCTGGTCGCTCCAGGGTCGAGCTACGGGCGTCCTGCTGCAGATGGTGTTTCCCTGCCACCCACGAGCTCGCTATGTTCTAGAGTGAACAGAATGGGTCTCAAGTATGTGATATTGGCGGGCGCATCAAACCGCTTTGAGGATGTTGATCTGCGTCGCCACTTAACGCTAACTGTATGGGGCACTCACCAAAAGGCCGATATACCTCAAACGCGTTAGCGGGCCTTGGAAAAAGGCGATACGATGTTTGTAGGAATAGACGTCGGTGGAACAACAACCAACGCGGCGCTGGTGGACGGCAATAAAGTTGTTAAGACCGCCATCGGCCCGACAGACCATCAGGAGATCCTCGGCAGCCTGCTCAGAACAATGGACAGGCTCATCGAGGGTGTTGACGTTGAGAGGATCGAGAGGGTGGTGCTCAGCACCACGCTGATCACAAACCTCATCGCGGAAGGAAAGGCGGATAAGGTCGGCCTGGTTCTGATACCCGGTCCCGGAGTCAATCCACGGGACTACAGGTTCAGGACAGAGCCTGTGATACTGGATGGTGCGATCGACTACAGGGGAAGAGAGATCGCGCCACTCAGGGACGATCAGATAAGAGCGGCTGCGCAGAGCCTCGCCGACCAGGGGTACAGAAAAGTCGCAGTCGTGGGAAAGTTCTGCCAGAGGAATCATGAGCATGAGACGCACGTCAGGGAGATATTCTCGAAGGTCGCTCCCGCGATCGAGGTCGAGATGGGACACAGGGTCTCAGGCCAGCTGAACTTCCCGCGGAGGGCTGCCACGACAATGCTGACCCTCGCGACCCGCGACCACTACAGGCGGTTCGCGGAGCAGGCAGAGCGCGCCATGCGGGATCGCGGAATAAGAGCTCCGATATACATTCTTAAAGCGGATGGCGGAACGCTCCCGCTTGACAAATCTCTGGATAAGCCTGTTGAGACGATATTCTCGGGACCGGCTGCAAGCGTCATGGGAGTGATGGCCCTGACCCCCAAGGGGCAGACATCAGTTGTAGTGGATATAGGAGGAACAACAACAGATCTCGCTCTGATTCTCTCCGGAAAACCCCTACTCTCATCGAAGGGCGCGAAGATAGAGGACATGCTGACGCATGTAAGAGCTTTCGCTGTGCGCTCCATAGGGATCGGCGGGGACAGCGTCGTCAGAGTGTCTGATGGAAAGATCACTGTGGGTCCGGATCGAGCAGGGCCTGCATTCGCGCTCGGCGGGCCGGAGCCGACGCCAACCGATGCTCTCATGGTTCTCGGTCACACGAACCTTGGGGACGTGGCCCTTGCTAGGAAGGGCATTGGCATAATAGCGAAGATCCTCAGATGCAGCACCGAGGATGCGGCCAGAATGATAGTTGATACTGTTGTGGAGAGGATAGTTGATACCGTGAACATGATGTTTCTCGAGTGGGAGCAGGAGCCAGCGTACAGGATCTGGGAGCTGCTTCAGAGGACGAAGGCCAGACCGCAGAATGTCGTCGGGGTTGGTGGAGCTTCGCCGCCGCTGGTGCCGCTGGTCGCGAAGAGGCTCAATGCGAATGCCATCATCCCGGAGCACGCACCCGTGGCAAACGCTATAGGCGCCGCGGTCGCCAGGCCCACGATGACTTTGAGCCTCAGGATAGATACCGAGAGGGGCATGTACACGGTCGAGGAGGATGGCACGCTCGGCGAGGCGAAGGGGAGGAACCTCAGCCTCGAGGGAGCGCAGGAGATGGCGAGACGGCTCCTGAGGGAGAGGGCCGAGCGCTTCGGAATCCACGAGTATGCTGACGAGGCCGAGGTGGTGGACAGTGAGATCTTCAATATGGTCAGGGGTTGGTCGACTGTTGGGAAGCTTATCGATGTCAGGATGGAGATCCCAGCAGGAATCATCACATCATGGAGGAGAGATCATGGCAGCTGATGTTCATAAGAAAGGAGAGGCTGCAGAAATGACTGAGAGGAGTGTCGAACCTCCCGTGAGGCCTGCCAGGACCTCTTCTGTGAGAAAGACCGGCCTGATATTCTTCCCGGCATTCGACTGGGCCATATCCCCCACCCATCCGGAAAGGGAGGAGAGGCTTCTCTACACAAGAGACCAGATCTTTGAAGAGGGACTTATGGACTTCCCGGAGATCGTCGAGTACAGGCCACGCCTGGCGGAGCTGAAGGATGTTGCCAGGGTCCACTTCTGCGTTCCAGATGTCCAGTCGCAGGTGACCGAGGCGCACCTGATAGCAGCAGGCAGCACTCTGGTCCTCGCAGATGCTCTGATGAATGGAGAGATAAGAAATGGCTTCGCTCTCGTGCGCCCTCCCGGCCACCACTCGATGAGGGTGGTCCATGGGAACAGAGGCTTCTGCAACATCAACAACGAGGCCATAATGGTCGAGTACATACGCAGGAAGTACGGCGTGAGGCGCATCGCCATAGTCGACACAGATGTGCATCATGGAGACGGCACGCAGGACATATTCTGGCACGATCCGGATGTGCTCTTCATAAGCTTCCATCAGGATGGCAGGACGCTCTACCCCGGCTCGGGATTCACCAACGAGATGGGCGGGCCGCTCGCTTTGGGACGAACACTGAACGTGCCGCTGCCTCCTGGTACGACAGATGAGGGGATACTGTACGTGCTGGAGAATCTTGTACTCCCTGTGCTGGATGAGTTCGATCCGCAGCTCGTCTTCAACTCAGCAGGCCAGGACAACCACTACACAGATCCTCTAGCCAACATGAGGTTCACAGCTCAGGGCTATGCCAAGCTGAACGAGGTGCTCGCCCCGGATATGGCGGTGCTCGAGGGCGGCTACGCCATTGAGAGCGCACTGCCCTACGTCAACACCGGAATCATCCAGGCGATGGCAGGACTCGATTACTCAAACGTGAAAGAGCCGGACTATGTTCCGGACAGGTTTGTCCTGACGTCTGATATGAGGAGATCGATAGAGGCAACTGTGAACCATCTCCTCACAATCTGGGAGAGCAGGGACGATCTCGTGGCCAAGGCGAGGCAGGAGCACGGCAGGTTTTATTCCCGGAGGAAGAGGATATTCTACGATACAGACATGATAACCGAGGGTCAGGAGGAGACGTTGAGGATGTGCACGGATTGCCCTGGCTACCTCACGATCTCCACACAGGCTGCCAGGGGATACGGCCGGCTTAACACAGCCTTCTGCGTCTCCGTACCGCTCTTCGCATGCAGGAGCTGCATCGAGGATGCGCGGGAGGAGTATGAGGAGCACAAATCCGAGATGAAATATGACTATGTGTACCTCCAGGACAGGCCATCTGATAAATTCAGGGCGTACTGCACCAGAACCAGAAACGAGATCGTTCTGTGAGAGGGCCGCAGCCCGGATATCAAATGAATCCGTGCTCAAGGTGAGGGGCGCGATCAGGGCGAGGGCAGAGGAGTTCCTGAAGGTTCTGGCGGAGGTCGAGCAGAGCCTGTCGAGATGCTCTGATGAGACAACCAGGCTGGCCAGGGCGCTCGCGCTACTGGAGCTCGCCTACCTCCCCCTCAGGCCGGAGATGTGTCCCTTCTGCGTGGAGTACGCAGATGAGCGATGCTCAGAGTGTGGTTATGCAGAAACGCACGGAGGCATATGCAACAGTGATAGCTCAAGATTTGTGCAGCTCTCAGATGCCATCATGAATCTGGGGGCTGCAGTGAAGTTCTCAGATCCAGATGGTATCGCGGAGGAGAACATACAGAGTTCCATCAGCTCAGCTCGAATGGCGACAGATGCTCTTCTCTCAGAGCTGGGCAGGCTCGATGCATCCGGGCTGATGCGCGCAAAAGCCCTGTACATAAAAGAGATCTTGCGCGCGCTGCCAGTGCGGGGAGCGCTCGATCAGCTCAGGCAGATCTGCATAAGTAGAGCTGAGCTGTACTGGTGAACTGACTGATGTAAAGTTGCAGGTCCCATAAGTTTCGCTTCAGTGGAGTGAATTTCACTATGAGCCGACAAGGCATCTCTTGAAGTGCGCGTACTTTGCCCGAATCGTAGAGATTGGAGGTGACTCTGGTCATCTGCTCTACAATTTTTCGCGCCTCACAGGTTTCATATTTTTAACATCTGTCATCCAAAAAGCTTAAATGGATGATGTGGATATCGAAATGAGCGGGCCGCCATAACTCAGTTGGTAGAGTGTCTGGCTGTTAATCCGGCAGATACCAGAATGTCACAGGTTCGAGCCCTGTTGGCGGCGCTATTGCCACTTTATTCTGAGTTCATTATGGCTCTGATTTCTTCATGGGTGATTTCTCTCATTTACCCTCAAATTGGCGTGCATATCGGGGACACTGTCCGGCTTTCGATCCCGCACAGGTTTGTCTGTCGGTCGTCACGCAGGTGAAGATTGCTCCGGATGCGACACTGTCCGGCTTTCGATCCTATACAGGTTTGTCTGATGTGTGCAATAAGCTTTTGTCAGGACCTCCCTGCGCGCAATGGCGGCCATCAGGTAGTTACTTATGATATGCCGCCGGAGCCGGAATGGAGGTGAGCGGGCGCGGGGTCGTGGCCCGCGCCCATCGTATGGATCTTGAGGGCTATGCCAAGCTTGGGCTGAGGAGAAACGACCCGAATATCAGGAATAAGCTCGCAGATCACATCGTCGAGATCAAGGGCATGAGCAGGGAGAGGGCTGTGGCACTGGCAGGAGCCGTGCTCCAGGAGGCCAGAGCAACGCTCAACCCCAGAGGGGATGTCTTCGAGCTGCACAACTCCGGCGTGAGCATGGGCGAGTTCGGGGTCGGCTCGCGCGGCCTGGGTGACTTCTACATGCACACGAAGATTGCAGAGGTCATAGGAAGGACAGGTGCAGTTGTGGACTCCTCACAGCTGGATGATTCGGGCGTGGTGAAGGCAGGCGACAAGTATCTTATTGTCACTGTTGATGGAATGCACTCCAGGCTTAGCGACTATCCGTTTCTCGCCGGATTCCATGTGACGAGGGCAGCGTTGCGCGATATCCTGGTAATGGGCGCGAGGCCTGTCGCGCTATTCTCAGATATACACCTCGCAGACGATGGCGATGTCGCAAAGGTGCTCGACCACATAGCCGGAATCGCCACTGTCGGAGAGCTTGTGAACGTCCCGCTGATCACTGGCAGCACGCTCAGGATTGGAGGGGACATGGTCATAGGCGACAGGCTCACGGGCTGTGTGGGCGCGGTTGGCATCGCAGAGAGAATCACTCCAAGAAAGGATGCAGCTCCTGGGGACGTCATAATCATGACAGAGGGTGCTGGTGGAGGGACGATCTGCGCTGCTGCTCTCTACTACGGGATGCATGACGTTGTGGAGGAGACGTTGAACATAAAGTTCCTGGAGGCAGCTGGCGCGCTGATCGATGAGGGCCCTGAGATACATGCGATGACCGATGTGACAAACGGCGGTATACGCGGGGATGCAAAGGAGATCTCCCACACTGCAGGAGTTAAGATGGTCTTCTTCGAGGAGCGGATGAGATCTCTGGTCAACCATAGAGTTCTGGAGATGCTTGAGAGGCTTGAGATCGACTATCTCGGGGTATCGATAGACGCTCTCCTCATAATCGCCCCGGAGAGAGAGGCCGATGTGATACTGGGTGTCATAGAAAAAGCGGGTGTCGCTGCTGATATCATCGGCAGAGTCGAGCGGGGCTCTGGCGTGGAGCTCCATACGAAAGAGGGGATTAAAGACTTCTCGCCGAGGTTCAGGGAGTCAGCGTACACCCCCATAAAGAAGTTTGTCGGCGAGGAGGCGACGAGGGACTTCGAGGAGATGCGCGCGCTCGTGGATGCGGCTGCAGAGCGCGCGATCGAGAAGAAAAAGCGGTTCGTGGAGATGATCAGATCGAGGCAATCGGGCCGAGCAGCCTGATTTTCTGTAACGCACAGGTTGCGGAGGATCTGATTCCGCCGAGTGCTGAAGAGCAGTGATCGCAGCAGCACGTTAAGCACCACGCATTATCTAATGAATTCGGTGAGGTCATTTGCTGTGGACGATATGAGTACACAGCTCTCCTGGTGCGATGAAGACGCAGGAAACTCCGAGTCAGGGGGGCACGCGATGGGATTTAATACATCATCGCGTATATTGACATATGGACTGTGAGCATCACTGCAGGCACATCTGCAACTGGATAGAAAGGATGCCGTACCACAGGAAGTATGCGCTGCCGAAGGAGTGCTGCCCTGAGTTACCTGTGTGCTTCAACGAGACGCTGATGGGAGAGATGCTCCCCGGAGCGATCAGGCAGTTCAGAGGACCGTCAGGGGCGCACGTTCATGAGTTTGATGATCACTGGCTATTCCACAGGGACATCGTGAACGCCTCTGACGATCCTGTGGGGCATCTGATGAGAGATGCCCCTGAGTATCTAGTCTCCATGGCGATCGTCTTTCTCACAAGCCTGCTGATGGGAAGAAAGACCAGAGATAAAAAGGTGGAGGCTGCAATAGCAGGCGGCCTGTCAGGCCTCTTCGCGCTGCTCCTCGGCAAGCTCGTGAAGTCCATCGACGAGGAGCGTGGAATGGAGGAGGTCAGGGAAATATAACCCAGGAGGCCCGGCAGACCGGTATTTGTATGGGCCGGCCACATCTTACATGCATCCGTAATGCATCCATAATTTTTGTGTCTACCTCTGAGCCTTAGCCGGCATCATGCTCAGAAATCTCGGGGGTATCGGATCGGAGATGACCATGCTCTCGTTCACCTTCATCATTCTCACCCCTTCACGCTGAGC from Methanothrix thermoacetophila PT includes the following:
- a CDS encoding hydantoinase/oxoprolinase family protein — protein: MFVGIDVGGTTTNAALVDGNKVVKTAIGPTDHQEILGSLLRTMDRLIEGVDVERIERVVLSTTLITNLIAEGKADKVGLVLIPGPGVNPRDYRFRTEPVILDGAIDYRGREIAPLRDDQIRAAAQSLADQGYRKVAVVGKFCQRNHEHETHVREIFSKVAPAIEVEMGHRVSGQLNFPRRAATTMLTLATRDHYRRFAEQAERAMRDRGIRAPIYILKADGGTLPLDKSLDKPVETIFSGPAASVMGVMALTPKGQTSVVVDIGGTTTDLALILSGKPLLSSKGAKIEDMLTHVRAFAVRSIGIGGDSVVRVSDGKITVGPDRAGPAFALGGPEPTPTDALMVLGHTNLGDVALARKGIGIIAKILRCSTEDAARMIVDTVVERIVDTVNMMFLEWEQEPAYRIWELLQRTKARPQNVVGVGGASPPLVPLVAKRLNANAIIPEHAPVANAIGAAVARPTMTLSLRIDTERGMYTVEEDGTLGEAKGRNLSLEGAQEMARRLLRERAERFGIHEYADEAEVVDSEIFNMVRGWSTVGKLIDVRMEIPAGIITSWRRDHGS
- a CDS encoding histone deacetylase family protein; its protein translation is MTERSVEPPVRPARTSSVRKTGLIFFPAFDWAISPTHPEREERLLYTRDQIFEEGLMDFPEIVEYRPRLAELKDVARVHFCVPDVQSQVTEAHLIAAGSTLVLADALMNGEIRNGFALVRPPGHHSMRVVHGNRGFCNINNEAIMVEYIRRKYGVRRIAIVDTDVHHGDGTQDIFWHDPDVLFISFHQDGRTLYPGSGFTNEMGGPLALGRTLNVPLPPGTTDEGILYVLENLVLPVLDEFDPQLVFNSAGQDNHYTDPLANMRFTAQGYAKLNEVLAPDMAVLEGGYAIESALPYVNTGIIQAMAGLDYSNVKEPDYVPDRFVLTSDMRRSIEATVNHLLTIWESRDDLVAKARQEHGRFYSRRKRIFYDTDMITEGQEETLRMCTDCPGYLTISTQAARGYGRLNTAFCVSVPLFACRSCIEDAREEYEEHKSEMKYDYVYLQDRPSDKFRAYCTRTRNEIVL
- a CDS encoding AIR synthase-related protein, which encodes MEVSGRGVVARAHRMDLEGYAKLGLRRNDPNIRNKLADHIVEIKGMSRERAVALAGAVLQEARATLNPRGDVFELHNSGVSMGEFGVGSRGLGDFYMHTKIAEVIGRTGAVVDSSQLDDSGVVKAGDKYLIVTVDGMHSRLSDYPFLAGFHVTRAALRDILVMGARPVALFSDIHLADDGDVAKVLDHIAGIATVGELVNVPLITGSTLRIGGDMVIGDRLTGCVGAVGIAERITPRKDAAPGDVIIMTEGAGGGTICAAALYYGMHDVVEETLNIKFLEAAGALIDEGPEIHAMTDVTNGGIRGDAKEISHTAGVKMVFFEERMRSLVNHRVLEMLERLEIDYLGVSIDALLIIAPEREADVILGVIEKAGVAADIIGRVERGSGVELHTKEGIKDFSPRFRESAYTPIKKFVGEEATRDFEEMRALVDAAAERAIEKKKRFVEMIRSRQSGRAA